Proteins from one Gilliamella sp. ESL0443 genomic window:
- the hutX gene encoding heme utilization cystosolic carrier protein HutX: MADKQTLLNSLATYMQSNPEELLEKIAQDHKVTMTQVIQAIPDAKIVDGSNFDTIWEEVTTWGDVLFLVHTGDIIAEISGELPPGTHSQKYFNLRHQKGLSGHIKAEHCQYIAFIERKFMKMSTASIIFLNHLGQSMFKIFVGRDEKHQLKAEQLEKFRALAKKIN, translated from the coding sequence ATGGCAGATAAACAAACCCTTTTAAATAGTCTTGCAACTTATATGCAATCTAACCCTGAAGAATTACTAGAGAAAATTGCCCAAGATCATAAAGTCACTATGACGCAAGTGATCCAAGCAATACCTGATGCAAAAATCGTAGATGGAAGTAACTTTGATACAATTTGGGAAGAAGTAACAACTTGGGGTGACGTATTGTTTTTAGTTCATACTGGTGACATTATTGCTGAAATTTCAGGTGAATTGCCTCCTGGAACTCATAGCCAAAAATACTTTAACTTACGCCATCAAAAAGGGTTAAGTGGTCACATAAAAGCAGAACATTGCCAATATATTGCATTTATTGAAAGAAAATTTATGAAAATGTCGACTGCTTCTATTATATTCCTTAATCATTTAGGTCAATCAATGTTTAAAATTTTTGTTGGGCGTGATGAAAAACATCAATTAAAAGCAGAACAACTTGAAAAATTTAGAGCTTTAGCAAAAAAAATCAATTAA
- a CDS encoding hemin ABC transporter substrate-binding protein, with amino-acid sequence MKKNFIKRISLFLLLFSINSLLNYSSANERIVIAGGSLTEIVFALGAGDDVVGVDKTSSYPEKVKQLPQIGYWKLLNIEGVLSLRPTLFITLNDVEPDNVIEKVSESKVDVLALRRVPGTIELLYENINKIASKLNKQEEGEKLINRIKANLADIQAKIATHPQKTKVLSLMSMSGSNSVAGKNTTIDALITIAGGENLATHNSFKSYTAESIIAINPEVIILNKYSIDQLGGLDKVNTIPGITETNAFKNNRITVIDDSYLFGIGPRVDEAAKLLFQSFYPE; translated from the coding sequence ATGAAGAAAAATTTTATAAAAAGGATTAGCCTATTTTTACTATTATTTAGTATCAACAGTCTTCTCAATTATAGTTCAGCAAATGAAAGAATTGTTATTGCTGGAGGATCTCTTACTGAAATTGTATTCGCACTAGGTGCTGGAGATGATGTCGTAGGTGTTGATAAAACAAGCAGTTATCCTGAGAAAGTTAAACAATTGCCACAAATCGGTTATTGGAAATTATTAAATATTGAAGGTGTTTTATCGCTTAGACCAACCTTGTTTATAACATTAAATGATGTAGAACCTGATAATGTTATCGAAAAAGTGTCTGAGTCAAAAGTAGATGTATTAGCATTAAGGCGTGTACCTGGTACAATTGAACTGTTATACGAAAATATCAATAAAATTGCATCTAAATTAAATAAACAAGAAGAAGGCGAAAAATTAATCAATAGAATTAAAGCCAATCTTGCCGACATTCAAGCCAAAATCGCAACTCACCCACAAAAAACAAAAGTTTTATCCCTAATGAGTATGAGTGGTTCAAATTCTGTAGCAGGTAAAAATACTACAATTGATGCATTAATTACTATCGCTGGTGGTGAAAATTTGGCAACGCATAATAGCTTCAAAAGTTACACTGCAGAATCAATTATAGCTATCAATCCAGAAGTTATCATTTTAAATAAATATTCGATTGATCAATTAGGTGGTTTAGACAAAGTCAATACTATTCCAGGTATTACTGAAACGAATGCATTTAAAAATAATCGTATTACGGTTATAGATGATAGTTACTTATTTGGAATCGGGCCAAGAGTTGATGAAGCAGCAAAATTGCTATTCCAAAGCTTTTACCCTGAATAA
- a CDS encoding YjfI family protein gives MKKTKEAKSSAFYQQQYRQRLREQGLIKKEVWILPENTAELLEIEKKFRQPAVENKSFLYHVKENNEMKNTEIWKINDLFQELNQTDLIKQSSASIEIIDGVDACLHIIMHDYGDLPLFLSVSNQQIIVEALLWPVSLIKNPSSFNEEILSARKLFALSTIAIEKTGDGEINYIMYGALSSSSTLNDIIYELEMLSDNVIKATEAYEHFFNIE, from the coding sequence ATGAAAAAAACCAAAGAAGCTAAAAGCTCAGCATTTTATCAACAACAATACCGACAACGTTTAAGAGAACAGGGGTTGATAAAAAAAGAAGTTTGGATTTTGCCTGAAAATACTGCTGAGTTACTTGAAATCGAAAAAAAATTTCGTCAACCAGCTGTAGAAAATAAATCTTTTTTGTACCATGTGAAGGAAAACAATGAAATGAAAAATACAGAAATCTGGAAAATTAATGACCTTTTCCAAGAATTAAATCAAACTGATTTAATCAAACAAAGTTCTGCAAGTATTGAAATAATTGATGGTGTCGATGCTTGTTTACATATCATTATGCATGACTATGGTGATTTACCACTTTTTTTAAGCGTTTCAAATCAGCAAATTATTGTAGAAGCACTACTTTGGCCAGTTTCACTAATCAAAAATCCTTCATCATTTAATGAAGAAATTCTGTCTGCTAGAAAACTATTTGCTTTATCAACTATAGCAATTGAAAAAACAGGAGATGGAGAAATCAATTACATTATGTATGGTGCACTTAGTTCATCCTCAACCTTAAACGATATTATTTATGAACTCGAAATGTTATCAGACAATGTGATCAAAGCGACTGAAGCTTATGAGCATTTCTTTAATATTGAATAG
- the hutW gene encoding heme anaerobic degradation radical SAM methyltransferase ChuW/HutW: protein MDVMKSFDVSAFYASNSVLPFKDRWAVMPLQASLPVSPQELEQQWSIVQNSDLSGRKRLIYIHIPFCDIHCQFCGFYQNPLRKFDTNTYIDYLLQEIFLEINNKAMQSAPIHAIYFGGGTPSALAAGQLARVINYLKKHAPLAPDCEITVEGRISDFDEDKIDSYIEAGANRFSIGIQTFNTEIRQRLGRQSSEKEIIKSFERIAARDSVALVCDLMFGLPNQTPVTWQRDLEIADQLPLDGVDLYSLNLLPTTPLAKGVENKRIEIPTVTDKCDFYHQGAKYLDRQGWTHLTNAHWAKTSRERNLYNFLIKQGSHFFGFGSCAGGKLDGQSYMIHRDLNQYYSLLDQGKKPLMMLTGKPLLGDWLHKLQAGIEKGRVDLTQLTNQAELFDPLIKQWHEVGLLQNEDRCLRLTLSGRFWSSNIVQALQQLLLQLNNPEHIELQNKMAQARQAMQQGNGMPKSHPHMQNIQVKTEN, encoded by the coding sequence ATGGATGTTATGAAATCATTTGATGTAAGTGCGTTTTACGCTTCAAACTCAGTTTTACCTTTTAAAGATCGTTGGGCAGTAATGCCTTTACAAGCAAGTTTACCAGTATCACCTCAAGAATTGGAACAACAATGGAGTATTGTTCAAAATTCAGATTTATCTGGAAGAAAACGTCTAATTTATATACATATTCCTTTTTGTGATATTCATTGTCAATTTTGTGGATTTTATCAAAATCCTTTGCGTAAATTTGATACCAACACTTATATTGATTACTTATTACAAGAGATATTCCTAGAAATTAACAATAAAGCGATGCAGTCTGCGCCAATTCATGCTATTTATTTTGGAGGTGGAACACCTTCAGCTTTAGCTGCAGGACAATTAGCTCGTGTAATAAATTATCTAAAAAAACATGCTCCTCTAGCACCTGACTGCGAAATTACTGTAGAAGGGCGAATTTCTGATTTCGATGAGGATAAAATTGATAGTTACATTGAGGCTGGGGCAAACCGTTTTTCGATAGGTATTCAAACCTTTAATACCGAAATTAGACAGCGATTAGGACGCCAGTCTTCTGAAAAGGAAATTATTAAAAGTTTTGAACGTATTGCTGCACGAGATAGTGTTGCTTTAGTTTGTGACCTTATGTTTGGACTACCTAATCAAACTCCAGTTACTTGGCAAAGAGATTTAGAAATCGCCGATCAATTGCCTCTCGACGGGGTTGATCTTTACTCCTTAAATCTTTTACCAACAACGCCATTAGCTAAAGGTGTTGAAAATAAAAGAATAGAGATTCCAACAGTAACTGATAAGTGCGATTTTTATCATCAAGGAGCTAAATATTTAGATAGACAGGGTTGGACTCATTTAACCAATGCTCATTGGGCAAAAACGAGTCGTGAACGGAATTTATACAATTTTTTAATCAAACAAGGCTCACACTTTTTTGGATTTGGTTCTTGTGCTGGTGGAAAGCTAGACGGGCAATCATATATGATCCATCGTGATTTAAATCAATATTATTCCTTATTAGATCAAGGTAAAAAGCCCCTAATGATGTTAACCGGTAAACCATTACTCGGTGACTGGCTGCATAAATTACAAGCAGGTATAGAAAAAGGGCGTGTTGATCTAACGCAACTTACTAATCAAGCTGAATTATTTGATCCATTAATCAAGCAATGGCATGAAGTAGGATTACTACAAAATGAAGATCGTTGTTTACGATTGACTTTATCGGGACGTTTTTGGTCAAGTAATATTGTACAAGCTTTGCAACAGCTTTTACTACAGCTTAATAATCCTGAGCATATTGAATTACAAAACAAGATGGCACAAGCTAGACAAGCCATGCAACAAGGTAATGGTATGCCTAAATCTCACCCACATATGCAAAACATCCAAGTAAAAACAGAAAATTAA
- a CDS encoding PspA/IM30 family protein: MVIFKKLVTALRGGINEVGESIIDSQALRILDQEIRDADEELRQAKESLANILAEQKLAEKQVESTKAQITEYEAYAIKALENNNEELALEVAEKLSVLENQYENNKKQANYFAESVKNLRQTISQSEINIRNLKQQVDIVKATESVQKAQSAVAQRYGGSTAKLHTALDSLDRIKKRQEKAAATFEAKKELAATENPDSLDSKLEAAGIKAGNNNAASILARLKEKQSN, from the coding sequence ATGGTTATCTTCAAAAAATTAGTAACAGCATTACGTGGTGGAATAAATGAAGTTGGCGAATCAATAATTGATTCTCAAGCATTACGTATATTAGACCAAGAAATTAGAGATGCTGATGAAGAATTAAGACAAGCTAAAGAATCATTAGCTAATATTCTAGCAGAACAAAAATTAGCAGAGAAACAAGTTGAATCAACAAAAGCTCAAATAACTGAATATGAAGCATATGCTATTAAAGCACTTGAAAATAACAATGAAGAGTTAGCTTTGGAAGTAGCGGAAAAACTTTCGGTACTCGAAAATCAATATGAAAATAACAAAAAGCAAGCTAACTATTTTGCTGAAAGTGTTAAAAATTTACGACAAACTATTTCACAATCTGAAATCAATATTCGTAATTTAAAACAACAAGTTGATATAGTTAAAGCTACTGAAAGTGTCCAAAAAGCACAATCTGCAGTAGCACAGCGTTACGGTGGTTCAACAGCTAAATTGCATACTGCACTCGATTCATTAGATAGAATCAAAAAACGTCAAGAAAAAGCTGCTGCCACTTTTGAAGCAAAAAAAGAATTAGCAGCAACTGAAAATCCTGATTCGCTTGATAGTAAATTAGAAGCGGCCGGTATTAAAGCTGGCAATAATAATGCAGCTTCAATTTTAGCTAGATTAAAAGAAAAACAATCGAATTAA
- a CDS encoding TonB-dependent receptor domain-containing protein, which produces MNFKYLKKTSSLAIGLTLALPSFATDKHNDEKDIDTITVTAHEATKNPGMNTEISEQDIRRDGGTNFGTIMRYQPLISAPGSISGSGSSKSSWDRGGFTGYNIRGLDANRVSIDIDGMPLPIAQGRVNSVGRAGFGSYGIGRDYIDTYMYNKVDIQSGATSVSNANNALGGSVSFQTKSASYYLYPGKTTYFGYQNNYDSSDRSFHQGLTMAGGDDYLNGILVLSRRDGQQTRNNGDSISSYPENWHSNSILAGFGWQMTEEHLINTTVDYNNKTKNSHYDTWDKYGKKVESLDHQRSKNNRFNLAIKDQWKPTAISWIDSLTTQLNYQRTNVYDSTDIRHTTKGNFNTQTNYNTKTYNFITTLVKNYENQKISAGLNGKWSEDESPFFTSAQSQNGRIFPDGDYTKPQADSRSYQLGGFLEDRISFNIKDSNNFYLVPGVRVIYQNTKPRNLENMAVTNINGSQLGKQYSSNSDFQVLPSMSFMYDINPDFTAYLQYKRSAQMPNQNQLYGSYLAHSNMYVLVGDSNLNTETSDNFELGLKGHPVSGVTLTSSAFYNKYKNFIAYTRYRKNFVGTGNRIVYQAENRDKAYIYGAELSSEFNIGKWVESANGLSAKFAIGYNQGKSKSSYLGDKYIEMDSIAPMKGVVGLAWDDPNKFYGVAVTATFQKGKKAEATSRESYGNDGRPLPNSKDDYFRIAGHGIIDLTGYINITKNVKLNGGVYNLTDQKYWDYLSNNKLYSTSDHKYLNMFTAPGRTFQLGLDVDF; this is translated from the coding sequence GTGAATTTTAAATATTTAAAAAAGACAAGTTCATTAGCAATAGGTTTAACATTAGCACTACCCTCTTTCGCTACTGATAAACATAATGATGAAAAAGACATTGATACTATTACTGTAACAGCTCATGAAGCAACAAAAAATCCGGGAATGAATACTGAAATTTCTGAGCAAGATATTCGCCGTGATGGAGGTACTAATTTTGGTACTATAATGCGTTATCAACCTCTAATTTCTGCCCCAGGAAGTATTTCAGGTTCAGGTAGTAGTAAAAGTAGTTGGGACCGTGGTGGGTTTACTGGATACAATATTCGTGGTTTAGATGCTAACCGCGTGTCAATCGATATTGATGGTATGCCTTTACCAATAGCTCAAGGTCGGGTTAACTCTGTTGGACGAGCTGGGTTTGGATCTTACGGTATTGGCCGAGATTATATTGATACCTATATGTACAATAAAGTTGATATTCAATCAGGAGCGACATCGGTTAGTAATGCAAATAATGCTCTAGGTGGCTCAGTTTCATTCCAAACTAAATCGGCAAGTTATTACCTCTATCCGGGTAAAACGACCTACTTTGGTTATCAAAATAACTATGATAGTTCAGATAGAAGTTTCCACCAGGGCTTAACTATGGCTGGTGGTGATGATTATCTAAATGGTATTTTGGTTTTAAGTCGACGCGATGGCCAGCAAACACGTAATAATGGAGACTCAATAAGTAGTTATCCAGAAAACTGGCACTCTAACTCAATTTTAGCTGGTTTTGGCTGGCAAATGACAGAAGAACATTTAATTAATACAACAGTTGATTACAATAATAAAACCAAAAATTCTCATTATGATACTTGGGATAAATACGGTAAAAAAGTTGAGTCACTTGATCATCAAAGAAGCAAAAACAATCGCTTTAATCTTGCTATTAAAGATCAATGGAAACCAACTGCTATAAGCTGGATTGATAGTTTAACTACTCAATTAAATTATCAACGAACCAATGTCTATGATAGTACCGATATTAGACATACAACTAAAGGTAATTTTAATACTCAAACAAATTACAATACAAAAACTTATAATTTTATTACTACTTTAGTTAAAAACTATGAAAATCAGAAAATTAGCGCTGGTTTAAATGGTAAATGGAGTGAAGATGAATCACCATTCTTTACTTCAGCCCAATCTCAAAATGGTAGAATATTTCCAGACGGAGATTACACTAAACCCCAAGCAGATAGTCGAAGTTATCAATTAGGGGGATTCCTCGAAGACAGAATTAGTTTTAATATTAAAGATAGTAATAATTTCTATCTAGTACCTGGTGTTAGAGTTATTTACCAAAATACTAAACCTCGTAATTTAGAAAATATGGCTGTAACAAACATCAATGGTAGTCAGTTAGGTAAACAATACAGTAGTAATAGTGATTTCCAAGTTTTACCTTCTATGTCATTTATGTATGATATTAATCCTGACTTCACTGCTTATTTACAATACAAACGTTCTGCACAAATGCCAAATCAGAACCAATTATATGGATCTTATTTAGCGCATAGCAATATGTATGTACTTGTTGGTGATTCAAATCTTAACACTGAAACCAGTGACAATTTTGAATTAGGTTTGAAAGGACATCCTGTTTCAGGTGTAACTTTAACATCTTCAGCTTTTTATAATAAATATAAAAATTTCATCGCTTATACACGTTATAGAAAGAACTTTGTTGGAACAGGTAACCGAATTGTTTATCAAGCAGAAAATCGTGATAAGGCATACATCTATGGTGCTGAATTGAGCAGTGAATTCAATATCGGCAAATGGGTAGAATCTGCTAATGGCTTAAGCGCTAAATTTGCAATTGGTTATAACCAAGGCAAATCAAAATCAAGCTATTTAGGTGATAAATATATTGAAATGGATTCAATAGCACCAATGAAAGGTGTTGTCGGTTTAGCGTGGGATGATCCGAATAAATTTTATGGTGTGGCTGTTACAGCAACATTCCAAAAAGGTAAAAAAGCCGAAGCGACATCTAGAGAATCTTATGGTAATGATGGTAGACCACTTCCTAATTCTAAAGATGACTATTTTAGAATCGCCGGTCATGGCATTATTGATTTAACTGGTTATATTAATATTACCAAGAATGTTAAATTGAATGGTGGAGTTTATAATCTTACCGATCAAAAATATTGGGATTATCTAAGTAATAATAAATTATACAGCACATCAGATCATAAATATCTAAACATGTTTACTGCTCCAGGCAGAACATTCCAATTAGGTTTAGATGTTGATTTCTAG